Proteins encoded by one window of Homoserinimonas aerilata:
- the nirB gene encoding nitrite reductase large subunit NirB, whose translation MTETVSPRPERHVVVIGGGPASHRLAEALSSRDTAAGIRMTVLAEEARLPYDRVALSRRLDSDEDLSLAPAVWESERVTLRIGEAAVSIDRTAQTVTTSTGDIVDYDELVLATGSTAPVPDIPGSEHARVYRTLDDIDWLLAEVERLHGVLGRPPRVLVAGGGLLGLEAAGGLQRRGAQAAIVHSGGWLMSAQLDEGAGQALGRLIEAQGIALHLAQRPRRILVSDGAVTGVEFTNHTVVPADIVIFAIGISARDELARHAGLDLGERGGVVVGADCRTSDARIWAIGEVACVDGRCTGLVAPANAMAEVVADRLLGGSAEFTTVDDATKLKLSGVDVASFGDTRAEADGALEVVYADPARGLYQKLVVSGDARTLLGGVFVGDAEPYASLRPLLGSRLNADPGAYLSVAGAVAPGGDELPDSALVCSCNNVTAGTVRAGVHEHGCTELGPLKECTRAGTQCGSCVPLVKKLLEAELGKAGITVNRALCEHFAIGRQELFESVRVLGLTSFTEIIARLGTGRGCDICKPAVASVLASQLDGYILDNGLGTLQDTNDRALANMQKDGSYSVVPRIPGGEITPAKLAVIAQVATDFGLYTKITGGQRIDMFGARLDQLPDIWRILVDAGFESGQAYGKALRNVKSCVGSTWCRFGVQDAVSMAIRLELRYRGLRAPHKFKFGVSGCARECAEARGKDVGVIATDQGWNMYVGGNGGYQPAHGQLLASDLDDETLVRYIDRYMMYYIRTADRLQRTARWMEELPGGVEHVRQVVVDDTLGLAADLEAAMARHVDGYEDEWAATLADPERLRRFRSFINAPDAPDVGFPRVAERGQSRPPTAEELADPATVLISGGTIPVRPRS comes from the coding sequence ATGACCGAGACCGTCAGCCCACGACCCGAACGTCATGTCGTCGTCATCGGGGGCGGGCCGGCATCCCACCGCCTCGCCGAGGCGCTGAGCTCGCGCGACACCGCCGCGGGCATCCGGATGACCGTGCTCGCCGAGGAGGCGCGGCTGCCCTACGACAGGGTCGCGCTCAGCCGCAGGCTCGACTCCGATGAGGACCTGTCGCTCGCGCCGGCGGTGTGGGAGTCGGAGCGGGTGACCCTGCGGATCGGCGAGGCCGCCGTGTCGATCGACAGGACGGCGCAGACGGTGACGACATCGACGGGCGACATCGTCGACTACGACGAGCTCGTGCTGGCGACCGGGTCGACCGCGCCGGTGCCCGACATCCCCGGCTCTGAGCATGCACGCGTCTATCGCACACTCGACGACATCGACTGGCTGCTCGCCGAGGTCGAACGCCTGCACGGCGTGCTCGGCAGGCCGCCCCGGGTTCTCGTGGCGGGTGGCGGCCTGCTCGGCCTCGAGGCCGCGGGCGGGCTGCAGCGGCGGGGAGCCCAGGCCGCCATCGTGCACTCGGGCGGCTGGCTGATGAGCGCACAGCTCGACGAGGGTGCCGGCCAGGCGCTCGGGCGGCTCATCGAGGCGCAGGGAATCGCGCTCCATCTCGCCCAGCGGCCGCGGCGCATCCTCGTCTCGGACGGCGCCGTCACCGGCGTCGAATTCACCAACCACACGGTCGTGCCGGCCGACATCGTCATCTTCGCGATCGGCATCAGCGCCCGCGACGAGCTCGCCAGGCACGCCGGGCTCGATCTCGGCGAGCGCGGCGGTGTGGTCGTGGGGGCCGACTGCCGCACATCGGATGCCCGCATCTGGGCGATCGGCGAGGTCGCCTGTGTCGATGGCCGGTGCACAGGCCTCGTCGCCCCCGCGAACGCCATGGCGGAGGTCGTCGCCGACCGCCTGCTCGGCGGCAGCGCGGAGTTCACGACGGTCGATGATGCGACGAAACTGAAGCTCTCGGGCGTCGACGTCGCCTCCTTCGGCGACACCCGCGCCGAGGCCGATGGCGCACTCGAGGTCGTCTACGCCGACCCGGCCCGCGGCCTGTACCAGAAGCTCGTCGTGTCGGGCGATGCCCGCACCCTGCTCGGCGGCGTGTTCGTCGGAGACGCCGAACCCTATGCATCCCTGCGCCCCCTGCTCGGAAGCCGGCTCAATGCCGACCCCGGCGCCTACCTCTCTGTCGCGGGCGCGGTCGCCCCCGGCGGAGACGAGCTGCCCGACAGCGCACTCGTGTGCTCCTGCAACAACGTCACCGCAGGCACGGTGCGCGCCGGCGTGCACGAACACGGCTGCACGGAACTCGGCCCCCTCAAGGAGTGCACGAGAGCGGGCACCCAGTGCGGTTCGTGCGTTCCGCTCGTCAAGAAGCTGCTCGAGGCCGAACTCGGCAAAGCCGGAATCACCGTCAACCGCGCCCTCTGCGAGCACTTCGCGATCGGCAGGCAGGAGCTCTTCGAGTCGGTGCGGGTGCTCGGCCTCACCTCGTTCACCGAGATCATCGCCCGGCTGGGCACGGGGCGCGGCTGCGACATCTGCAAGCCGGCCGTCGCATCCGTTCTCGCCAGCCAGCTCGACGGCTACATCCTCGACAACGGCCTGGGCACCCTGCAGGACACCAACGACCGCGCCCTCGCGAACATGCAGAAGGATGGCAGCTACTCTGTCGTGCCGCGCATCCCCGGCGGCGAGATCACGCCGGCCAAACTCGCCGTCATCGCCCAGGTCGCGACCGACTTCGGGCTGTACACGAAGATCACCGGCGGCCAGCGCATCGACATGTTCGGCGCCAGGCTCGACCAGCTGCCCGACATCTGGCGCATCCTCGTCGATGCGGGCTTCGAGTCGGGTCAGGCCTACGGCAAGGCGCTGCGCAATGTGAAGAGCTGCGTCGGCTCGACCTGGTGCCGCTTCGGCGTGCAGGATGCGGTGAGCATGGCCATCCGGCTCGAGCTGCGGTATCGCGGGCTGCGCGCCCCCCACAAGTTCAAGTTCGGCGTCTCAGGCTGTGCGCGCGAGTGCGCTGAGGCGCGCGGCAAGGACGTCGGCGTCATCGCGACAGATCAGGGCTGGAACATGTACGTCGGCGGCAACGGCGGTTACCAGCCCGCGCACGGGCAGCTGCTCGCCTCCGATCTCGACGACGAGACCCTCGTGCGCTACATCGACCGCTACATGATGTACTACATCCGCACCGCCGACCGGCTGCAGCGCACCGCCCGCTGGATGGAGGAACTCCCCGGGGGCGTCGAACATGTGCGCCAGGTGGTCGTCGACGACACGCTCGGCCTCGCCGCAGACCTCGAGGCCGCCATGGCGAGGCACGTCGACGGCTACGAGGACGAGTGGGCGGCAACCCTCGCCGACCCCGAACGCCTGCGTCGATTCCGCTCCTTCATCAATGCTCCGGATGCCCCGGATGTGGGCTTCCCGCGGGTCGCCGAGCGCGGGCAGTCGCGGCCCCCGACTGCGGAGGAGCTCGCCGACCCGGCGACCGTGCTCATCTCGGGCGGCACCATTCCCGTCAGGCCGCGGTCATGA
- the nirD gene encoding nitrite reductase small subunit NirD, whose amino-acid sequence MTIIIDAELLDSVTPGTAVLPGTAVLPGTAAPANAETLVWVAACHSAELELEWGEAILLGTKQLALFKLAPDEVYAVCNRDPHTGSPVMARGIVGSRGLRPTIASPLLKQLYDLETGECFSDPQLFLRPFRTRIRGGVVEVEVPQ is encoded by the coding sequence ATGACGATCATCATCGATGCCGAGCTTCTCGATTCTGTGACCCCCGGCACGGCAGTGCTCCCCGGCACGGCAGTGCTCCCGGGCACGGCAGCGCCGGCCAATGCCGAGACCCTCGTCTGGGTTGCCGCCTGCCACAGCGCCGAGCTCGAACTCGAATGGGGTGAGGCGATCCTCCTCGGCACGAAGCAGCTCGCTCTCTTCAAGCTCGCGCCCGACGAGGTCTACGCGGTGTGCAATCGCGACCCGCACACCGGTTCGCCCGTCATGGCCCGCGGCATCGTCGGCTCGCGTGGGCTCCGCCCGACGATCGCGTCGCCCCTTCTGAAGCAGCTGTACGACCTGGAGACCGGCGAGTGCTTCTCCGACCCGCAGCTCTTCCTGCGTCCCTTCCGCACCCGCATCCGGGGCGGTGTTGTGGAGGTCGAGGTTCCGCAGTGA
- a CDS encoding sirohydrochlorin chelatase has protein sequence MIPALAAISHGTSSPQGQAAVAALVEAVAGQRPGLSVRGGFVDVQRPDVAETLARFASGEQVVVVPLLLSAGYHVNVDLVRELDAAATATVLADALGPDRRIAGVLSDRLAGAGLRRPDRVVLACAGSTDAAAVDDCFEAARMLSAELGMPVRAGFISAARPTLAEAIAMERAVAPGSRVVVSSYLLAPGHFADLAAAAPADVVTGPLLLAGEHPPAALVRVVLDRHAAAAALLERVLVAR, from the coding sequence GTGATCCCGGCGCTCGCCGCGATCTCTCACGGCACCTCCTCTCCGCAGGGTCAGGCGGCGGTTGCAGCGCTTGTGGAGGCGGTTGCCGGGCAGCGGCCGGGGCTGTCGGTGCGCGGCGGATTCGTCGATGTGCAGCGCCCTGATGTCGCCGAGACCCTCGCCCGTTTCGCGTCGGGCGAGCAGGTGGTCGTCGTTCCGCTGCTCCTCTCGGCCGGGTACCACGTGAATGTCGACCTCGTCCGCGAGCTCGACGCGGCCGCGACGGCGACGGTGCTGGCGGATGCGTTGGGCCCCGACCGCAGGATCGCCGGCGTTCTCAGCGACCGGCTCGCGGGGGCGGGGCTGCGTCGCCCCGACAGGGTGGTGCTCGCCTGTGCCGGCTCGACGGACGCAGCAGCAGTCGACGACTGCTTCGAGGCGGCGCGGATGCTCTCAGCTGAGCTGGGAATGCCGGTGCGGGCCGGTTTCATCTCGGCTGCGCGCCCCACGCTCGCCGAGGCCATCGCGATGGAGAGGGCGGTGGCGCCGGGTTCCCGTGTCGTCGTGAGCAGCTATCTGCTCGCCCCTGGTCACTTCGCCGATCTGGCCGCCGCCGCGCCTGCCGATGTCGTGACGGGTCCGCTGCTGCTGGCCGGTGAGCATCCGCCTGCCGCGCTCGTCCGTGTCGTGCTCGACCGTCATGCCGCTGCGGCCGCGCTGCTCGAGCGTGTGCTCGTTGCGCGGTAG
- the trmD gene encoding tRNA (guanosine(37)-N1)-methyltransferase TrmD — protein sequence MRIDIVTIFPEFFSVLDVSLLGKARQNGIIDLGVHDLRDFTHDRHRTVDDTPYGGGAGMVMKPEPWGEAFDSILGETRPTVIFPSPAGEVFTQATARELAEHPHLVFGCGRYEGIDQRVVDHTASRAEVRLVSLGDYVLNGGEVATMAMIEAIGRLIPGVVGNPESLVEESHEDGLLEYPSYTKPASWRGHDVPPVLLSGNHGAIAAWRREQQIERTRRVRPELLSPSDFD from the coding sequence GTGCGCATCGACATCGTCACGATCTTTCCGGAGTTCTTCTCCGTGCTCGACGTATCCCTGCTCGGCAAGGCCCGACAGAACGGCATCATCGATCTGGGCGTGCACGATCTGCGCGACTTCACGCACGACCGGCATCGTACCGTCGACGACACCCCGTACGGCGGGGGAGCCGGAATGGTCATGAAGCCGGAACCGTGGGGCGAGGCGTTCGATTCGATCCTCGGCGAGACGCGTCCGACGGTGATCTTCCCGTCGCCTGCGGGGGAGGTCTTCACACAGGCCACCGCGCGGGAGTTGGCGGAGCATCCGCATCTCGTGTTCGGCTGCGGCCGCTACGAGGGAATCGACCAGCGTGTCGTCGACCACACGGCGTCGCGCGCGGAGGTGCGCCTCGTGAGCCTGGGCGACTACGTGCTCAACGGGGGAGAGGTCGCCACCATGGCGATGATCGAGGCGATCGGCAGGCTCATCCCCGGCGTCGTCGGCAACCCGGAGAGCCTCGTCGAGGAGAGCCACGAGGACGGGCTGCTCGAATACCCGAGCTACACGAAGCCGGCCAGCTGGCGCGGCCACGATGTTCCGCCGGTTCTTCTCAGCGGCAATCACGGTGCGATCGCCGCCTGGCGTCGCGAGCAGCAGATCGAGCGCACGCGGCGGGTGCGCCCCGAGCTGCTCTCGCCCTCCGACTTCGACTAG
- the rplS gene encoding 50S ribosomal protein L19, which produces MHILDSVDAASLRNDIPDFRAGDNVKVHVNIIEGTRSRVQIFQGVVIGRQNEGVRETFTVRKVSFQVGVERTFPVHSPVIDHIEVVTRGDVRRAKLYYLRELRGKKAKIKEKRDN; this is translated from the coding sequence ATGCATATTCTCGACTCCGTCGATGCGGCATCACTCCGCAACGACATCCCGGATTTCCGCGCCGGCGACAACGTCAAGGTGCACGTCAACATCATCGAGGGCACCCGCTCGCGTGTCCAGATCTTCCAGGGTGTCGTCATCGGCCGCCAGAACGAGGGCGTTCGCGAGACCTTCACGGTCCGCAAGGTCAGCTTCCAGGTCGGCGTCGAGCGTACCTTCCCGGTTCACTCGCCGGTGATCGACCACATCGAGGTCGTCACCCGCGGTGATGTTCGCCGCGCCAAGCTGTACTACCTGCGCGAGCTGCGCGGCAAGAAGGCCAAGATCAAGGAGAAGCGCGACAACTAG
- the lepB gene encoding signal peptidase I, translated as MTQEEPAVRPDTATTTTTSRGRGVRLFLRDLLLIFLAAVIISVGIKTFLVRSFYIPSASMENTLQINDRIIVNQLVPNLVPVEHGDVVVFRDPGGWLTPIPTEPRPAIVEAFDWVLSMIGLSAPDSNDHLIKRVIGLPGDEVACCNALGQVSVNGVPLDEPYLKLPDRVTKASKEDFAVTVPEGKLWVLGDNRYNSCDSRCNATGSSKGFVPLENVVGRAIMISWPTARWGWLDNYPTVFDGVDESSAPAASAGH; from the coding sequence ATGACACAAGAAGAACCGGCCGTGCGGCCCGATACCGCGACGACCACGACCACCAGCCGCGGTCGGGGAGTGAGGCTGTTCCTTCGCGACCTCCTGCTCATCTTCCTCGCTGCGGTCATCATCTCGGTCGGCATCAAGACGTTCCTGGTGCGCTCGTTCTACATCCCGTCTGCGTCGATGGAGAACACGCTTCAGATCAACGACCGCATCATCGTGAACCAGCTGGTTCCGAATCTGGTCCCGGTCGAGCACGGCGATGTCGTCGTGTTCCGCGACCCGGGCGGCTGGTTGACCCCGATCCCGACCGAGCCGCGGCCCGCCATCGTCGAGGCGTTCGACTGGGTGCTGTCGATGATCGGGCTCAGCGCGCCCGACAGCAATGACCACCTCATCAAGCGGGTCATCGGGCTCCCCGGCGACGAGGTCGCCTGCTGCAACGCGCTCGGTCAGGTCTCGGTCAACGGCGTTCCGCTCGACGAGCCGTATCTCAAGCTGCCCGATCGCGTCACGAAGGCGTCCAAGGAGGACTTCGCCGTCACGGTTCCGGAAGGCAAGCTGTGGGTGCTCGGCGACAACCGGTACAACTCCTGCGACTCCCGCTGCAACGCCACCGGGTCCAGTAAGGGGTTCGTCCCGCTCGAGAACGTAGTCGGGCGCGCGATCATGATCAGCTGGCCGACGGCGCGCTGGGGCTGGCTCGACAACTACCCGACCGTCTTCGACGGCGTCGACGAGTCCTCGGCACCGGCGGCATCCGCGGGGCACTGA
- a CDS encoding ribonuclease HII, whose amino-acid sequence MAVADPTLEFEQSLFEGGASFVIGCDEVGRGAIAGPVGVGMSVVAPGMAGIPVGLRDSKMLSEKKRELLAPLASEWALHSAVGLASADEVDRLGITACLGLAGKRALTALHEAGVAIRSSVILLDGHADWLSPALASPLRVRTQVKADRDCASVSAASVIAKVHRDRMMIEADSRIPGYGWAGNKGYGSAAHYEAIALLGPSELHRLSWLKQPALG is encoded by the coding sequence ATGGCGGTGGCAGACCCGACGCTCGAGTTCGAGCAGTCGCTCTTCGAGGGCGGCGCCAGCTTCGTCATCGGATGCGACGAGGTCGGCCGTGGCGCGATCGCTGGGCCCGTCGGGGTCGGCATGAGCGTCGTGGCCCCCGGCATGGCGGGCATTCCTGTGGGCCTGCGCGACTCCAAGATGCTCAGCGAGAAGAAGCGGGAGCTGCTCGCGCCGCTCGCCTCGGAGTGGGCGCTGCACAGCGCTGTGGGCCTCGCATCCGCCGACGAGGTCGACAGGCTCGGCATCACGGCGTGCCTCGGGCTGGCGGGCAAGCGGGCGCTCACCGCCCTGCACGAGGCGGGTGTCGCCATCCGCAGCAGCGTGATCCTTCTTGATGGGCACGCCGACTGGCTGAGCCCCGCGCTGGCCAGTCCGCTGCGCGTGCGCACCCAGGTGAAGGCCGACCGTGACTGCGCATCCGTCTCCGCAGCATCCGTCATCGCCAAGGTCCATCGCGACCGGATGATGATCGAGGCCGATTCGCGCATCCCCGGTTACGGATGGGCCGGCAACAAGGGGTACGGCAGTGCCGCGCACTATGAGGCGATCGCGCTTCTCGGCCCGAGCGAGCTGCACCGGCTCAGCTGGTTGAAGCAGCCCGCGCTCGGCTGA
- a CDS encoding DUF2469 family protein: protein MDDDDFEDYDREVELALFREYRDVVSQFRYVVETERRFYLANEVELVRQDTENDFYFELSMKDVWVWDVYRSDRFVKAVRVLTFKDVNVEELSSKELELPKELALDE from the coding sequence ATGGATGACGACGACTTCGAAGACTACGACCGTGAGGTCGAGCTGGCGCTGTTCCGCGAGTACCGCGATGTGGTGTCGCAGTTCCGCTATGTGGTCGAGACCGAGCGACGCTTCTATCTGGCCAATGAGGTGGAGCTGGTCCGCCAGGACACCGAGAACGACTTCTACTTCGAGCTGAGCATGAAAGACGTGTGGGTGTGGGATGTCTACCGCTCCGACCGCTTCGTGAAGGCCGTGCGCGTGCTCACGTTCAAGGACGTCAATGTGGAGGAGCTCAGCTCCAAGGAGCTCGAGCTGCCCAAGGAGCTCGCGCTCGACGAGTAG
- a CDS encoding LCP family protein, whose amino-acid sequence MTSRRRASSPATEADATVARHGRLPRTGAGRGVLKLVGAGLAVVLVSSLCVAGVAVWNLTSQIKPGVALEGEENIPEIGAIEGGVNLLLVGSDSGEGNPAYGERGEHLADVTMLLHISEDHSNATVVSFPRDLLVPIPSCDGHSAMSAQKLNSSLSYGGLSCTVETVKDLTGLDIPFAAKIEFDGVIQMSNAVGGVPVCVASDIRDKQIGLYLTAGEHTLSGWDALQFVRTRYGVGDGSDLSRISNQQVFLSSLARTIKSAETLSDPVKVYGLAQAAVSNMEMSNSLQNVTTLASIALALKDIPLDNVNFVRYPGGTGTSGGLSVVIPNKSDASILFDAIAADQPITITGDTGDGSSVDPNAPVEEATPETPETPADPGATGEATAPDATQPPTPTSVELPSTIMGQSAGTYTCSAGQ is encoded by the coding sequence GTGACTTCCAGACGACGCGCAAGCTCCCCCGCGACCGAGGCCGACGCGACCGTGGCCCGCCATGGCCGCCTGCCCCGCACCGGCGCCGGCCGTGGCGTGCTCAAACTCGTGGGTGCCGGCCTCGCGGTCGTGCTCGTCAGCTCGCTCTGCGTGGCCGGTGTCGCCGTGTGGAACCTGACCAGCCAGATCAAGCCCGGCGTCGCGCTCGAAGGCGAGGAGAACATCCCCGAGATCGGCGCCATCGAGGGCGGCGTGAACCTGCTGCTCGTCGGAAGCGACAGCGGCGAGGGCAACCCCGCCTACGGTGAGCGCGGCGAACACCTCGCCGACGTCACCATGCTGCTGCACATCTCCGAAGACCACAGCAACGCGACCGTCGTCAGCTTTCCGCGCGACCTGCTCGTGCCCATCCCCTCCTGCGACGGCCACAGCGCCATGAGCGCGCAGAAACTCAACTCATCACTCAGCTATGGCGGCCTCTCGTGCACAGTCGAGACGGTGAAGGACCTCACCGGCCTCGACATCCCCTTCGCGGCGAAGATCGAATTCGACGGGGTCATCCAGATGTCCAACGCCGTCGGCGGTGTTCCCGTGTGCGTCGCATCCGACATCCGCGACAAGCAGATCGGCCTCTACCTGACGGCCGGCGAGCACACCCTCTCCGGCTGGGACGCCCTGCAGTTCGTGCGCACCCGCTACGGCGTGGGCGACGGCAGCGACCTGAGCCGCATCAGCAACCAGCAGGTGTTCCTCTCCTCGCTCGCGCGCACCATCAAGAGCGCCGAGACCCTCTCCGACCCCGTCAAGGTCTACGGGCTCGCGCAGGCCGCCGTCAGCAACATGGAGATGTCGAACAGCCTGCAGAATGTGACCACGCTCGCCTCCATCGCGCTGGCCCTCAAGGACATCCCCCTCGACAACGTCAACTTCGTGCGCTACCCGGGCGGGACGGGCACGAGCGGCGGCTTGAGCGTCGTGATCCCCAACAAGTCGGATGCCAGCATCCTGTTCGACGCCATCGCCGCCGACCAGCCGATCACCATCACGGGCGACACGGGAGACGGCTCAAGCGTCGACCCGAACGCGCCCGTCGAGGAGGCCACGCCTGAGACGCCCGAGACGCCCGCCGACCCCGGTGCCACGGGCGAAGCGACGGCACCGGATGCGACGCAACCGCCGACCCCCACCTCCGTCGAGCTGCCCAGCACCATCATGGGTCAGTCGGCCGGAACCTACACCTGCTCGGCAGGTCAGTAG
- a CDS encoding YraN family protein, with translation MAAKDELGRRGEEIAAAFLARAGYSILDRNWRCRHGEIDVIAFDGRDIAFVEVKTRTSVLFGHPLEAITPQKMARLRRLAGVWCEEHLDEQRELHPGVRIRIDAIGIIAAPGQAPVVEHLKGVS, from the coding sequence ATGGCTGCGAAGGATGAGCTGGGGCGGAGAGGCGAGGAGATCGCCGCCGCGTTCCTGGCGCGGGCGGGATATTCGATCCTGGACCGCAACTGGAGGTGCCGGCACGGCGAGATCGACGTGATCGCTTTCGATGGGCGCGACATCGCGTTCGTCGAGGTGAAGACGCGCACGAGTGTGCTGTTCGGGCACCCGCTCGAGGCGATCACTCCGCAGAAGATGGCGCGACTGCGACGGCTGGCCGGTGTGTGGTGCGAGGAGCATCTCGACGAGCAGCGGGAGCTGCACCCCGGCGTGCGCATCCGGATCGATGCGATCGGCATCATCGCCGCTCCCGGTCAGGCCCCCGTCGTGGAGCATCTGAAGGGGGTCTCCTGA
- a CDS encoding YifB family Mg chelatase-like AAA ATPase, whose amino-acid sequence MAVARTTAVALLGLAGSLVEVEADISSGLPYFAIIGLPDAALGEARERVRAAAANSGCPVTTHKLTINLSPASLPKQGSGFDLAIAMAALAADGAVSAESVARVVHLGELGLDGRLRPTKGVLPSVMAAARAGADVIMVPSGNQEEASLVPGIRVVGVASLRDAAIWHGSELEPQPVEAIAAPRPLEAADDTADLADVIGNDDAVQALLVAAAGGHHMFMLGPPGAGKTMLAARLPGLLPDLEPEQSLEVSSVRSLAGLPVGGTLQTRPPLESPHHTATAAALIGGGSGMIRPGAAARAAHGVLFLDEAPEFQRTVLDALRQPLESGLISIHRANAVAHFPGSFQLLLAANPCPCGQYGASDTDCSCAPAARRRYLARLSGPLLDRIDIQLTVGRITAAQLRMADEHPRLTTVDARSRVIEARAAAVARLAGTPWRVNSHVPGTFLRERRMRLAAATTASVDRALERGGLTMRGYDRVLRTAWSIADLHGAAVPTADHIGRALFLRRGMP is encoded by the coding sequence ATGGCTGTCGCGAGAACCACCGCGGTCGCCCTTCTGGGGCTCGCAGGCTCGCTCGTCGAGGTCGAGGCCGACATCTCCAGCGGGCTGCCCTACTTCGCCATAATCGGGCTGCCGGATGCGGCGCTCGGAGAGGCGAGGGAACGCGTGCGCGCTGCGGCCGCCAACTCGGGTTGCCCCGTCACGACGCACAAACTCACGATCAACCTCTCTCCGGCGTCGTTGCCCAAGCAGGGTTCCGGCTTCGACCTGGCGATCGCGATGGCGGCGCTCGCGGCCGACGGGGCGGTCTCCGCCGAGTCGGTCGCGCGGGTCGTGCATCTCGGCGAGCTCGGGCTCGACGGCAGGCTGCGGCCCACCAAGGGGGTGCTGCCCTCGGTGATGGCGGCAGCGCGAGCGGGCGCCGACGTGATCATGGTGCCGAGCGGCAACCAGGAGGAGGCCTCGCTCGTGCCGGGCATCCGGGTCGTCGGTGTTGCTTCGCTGCGCGATGCCGCCATCTGGCACGGCAGCGAGCTCGAGCCGCAGCCGGTGGAGGCGATCGCGGCACCCCGGCCGCTCGAGGCCGCCGACGACACCGCAGATCTTGCGGATGTCATCGGCAACGACGACGCCGTTCAGGCGCTTCTCGTTGCGGCTGCAGGCGGTCACCACATGTTCATGCTGGGGCCGCCCGGCGCGGGCAAGACGATGCTCGCGGCGCGGCTGCCCGGCCTCCTGCCCGACCTCGAACCGGAGCAGTCGCTCGAGGTGAGCTCCGTGCGATCCCTCGCCGGGCTTCCCGTCGGGGGCACGTTGCAGACGAGACCCCCGCTGGAGTCGCCGCATCACACGGCGACGGCCGCCGCGCTCATCGGCGGTGGCAGCGGCATGATCAGGCCCGGCGCCGCTGCACGGGCAGCCCACGGCGTTCTCTTCCTCGATGAGGCCCCCGAGTTCCAGCGCACGGTGCTCGATGCCCTGCGTCAGCCGCTCGAATCGGGTCTCATCAGCATCCACAGGGCCAATGCGGTCGCGCATTTCCCGGGCAGCTTCCAGTTGCTGCTGGCAGCCAATCCTTGCCCCTGCGGCCAGTACGGCGCATCCGACACCGACTGCAGTTGTGCGCCCGCCGCTCGCCGTCGCTATCTGGCCCGACTGTCGGGGCCACTGCTCGACCGAATCGACATCCAGCTGACCGTGGGCCGCATCACCGCGGCGCAGCTTCGCATGGCTGATGAGCACCCGCGCCTCACGACGGTGGATGCGCGCAGCCGGGTCATCGAGGCGCGCGCCGCTGCTGTCGCCCGCCTCGCCGGCACGCCGTGGCGGGTGAACTCGCACGTTCCCGGCACATTCCTGCGGGAGCGGCGGATGCGCCTCGCGGCGGCGACCACGGCATCCGTCGACCGCGCGCTCGAGCGCGGCGGGCTCACCATGCGCGGCTACGACAGGGTGCTCAGAACGGCGTGGAGCATCGCAGACCTGCACGGCGCAGCCGTGCCCACAGCGGACCACATCGGCCGCGCACTGTTCCTGAGGAGGGGAATGCCATGA